A genomic segment from Luteibacter aegosomatis encodes:
- a CDS encoding efflux transporter outer membrane subunit, translating to MMRRTLLIAGAVVAVSACAPVGPNYVRPSVATPVAYKEASAQGNRQATPSPAGKWWSIYADPTLDALVSQVLVNNQTLAAAAARVREAQALVKAAGGASVPAVSAGTLKSGRRNENDFGVGVSWELDLWGRIRRDVEAHRAATQASEADLDAATLSMQSRVVQSYFALREQDATIALLEHAADVGTRWHTMVQNQYAQGQASSANVAEALVRASTAQLQLADARTARAQLEHAIAVMLGKTPADFSIAPAPFDVAVPTIPAGVPASLLERRPDVVASERRMAAASARIGVAKAQTLPSINLAAGIGVLRGLTGTVDARAPLFAGGRLEAQVDNADAAYAEAVANYRQTVLDAYREVEDGLVTTSQLAGAADLQAKAAAAARESDRVMQNQYREGVADYPAVVDAANTALNAGRGDLELRRRRLDASVDLIVALGGGWQSPTRP from the coding sequence ATGATGCGTCGCACCCTGCTGATCGCCGGTGCGGTCGTGGCCGTGTCCGCCTGCGCACCGGTCGGACCCAACTACGTGCGGCCGTCGGTCGCCACGCCCGTGGCCTACAAGGAGGCGTCGGCGCAGGGTAACCGGCAGGCCACGCCGTCGCCGGCGGGCAAGTGGTGGTCCATCTACGCCGATCCCACGCTCGACGCCTTGGTGTCGCAGGTGCTCGTGAACAACCAGACGCTCGCCGCCGCCGCGGCCCGCGTGCGCGAGGCGCAGGCCCTGGTGAAGGCGGCCGGTGGCGCGTCCGTACCCGCGGTCAGCGCGGGCACGCTCAAGTCGGGCCGTCGCAACGAGAACGACTTCGGCGTGGGCGTGAGCTGGGAGCTCGACCTGTGGGGCCGCATCCGTCGCGACGTCGAAGCGCACCGCGCGGCCACGCAGGCGAGCGAGGCGGACCTCGACGCGGCGACGCTCTCGATGCAGTCGCGCGTGGTGCAGAGCTACTTCGCCCTGCGCGAGCAAGACGCGACCATCGCCCTGCTCGAACACGCGGCCGACGTCGGCACGCGCTGGCACACGATGGTGCAGAACCAGTACGCGCAGGGGCAGGCCTCCAGCGCCAACGTGGCCGAAGCCCTCGTGCGTGCCAGCACCGCGCAGCTGCAACTGGCCGACGCGCGCACGGCGCGCGCGCAACTCGAACATGCGATCGCCGTGATGCTGGGCAAGACGCCGGCCGATTTCTCGATCGCCCCCGCGCCATTCGACGTGGCGGTACCCACGATTCCCGCCGGCGTACCGGCGAGCTTGCTGGAGCGTCGTCCCGACGTCGTCGCCAGCGAGCGCCGCATGGCGGCCGCCAGCGCGCGCATCGGCGTCGCCAAGGCGCAGACGCTGCCGTCGATCAACCTCGCCGCCGGCATCGGCGTGCTGCGTGGCCTCACCGGCACGGTAGATGCGCGTGCGCCGCTGTTCGCGGGCGGCCGGTTGGAGGCGCAGGTCGACAACGCCGACGCGGCCTATGCCGAAGCGGTCGCCAACTACCGACAGACCGTGCTCGACGCGTACCGTGAAGTGGAAGACGGATTGGTGACGACGAGCCAACTGGCCGGCGCGGCCGATCTCCAGGCGAAAGCCGCGGCGGCCGCGCGCGAATCCGACCGCGTGATGCAGAACCAGTATCGCGAAGGCGTAGCCGATTACCCGGCCGTGGTGGACGCGGCGAACACGGCGCTCAACGCCGGCCGCGGCGACCTGGAACTGCGTCGCCGTCGCCTGGACGCGAGCGTGGATCTCATCGTGGCGTTGGGTGGCGGGTGGCAGTCTCCAACGCGCCCCTGA
- a CDS encoding efflux RND transporter periplasmic adaptor subunit, giving the protein MTKRSSRMGWVVLVAVAIVALLWWIGRRSGDGKPAEGQAVPVVTAAVRQGGFVVYRSQPGTVTPANSVVVRSRVDGELTRVAFTGGQKVKQGDLLAEVDPRSFQAQLQLATGDLARSQAQLANAQETLTHYQALLAQDSISRQRVADQQALVRQYAAEVKSEQGRIGTANLQLSSTRITAPISGTVGLRRVDPGNLVGPGDAGGIVTVTQSQPSKVVFSVPVQDVPHVLDRLRNDTCIPVDAYGDDPDHPIGSGRLLAANNQVDPSTGTVRMEAQFANEGGELLPNQFVTARLPVQVIADAILVPSAAVQQGAQGAFVYVVKKDGTVAVAPVQTGASDAATTVIRSGVAPGDSVVVQGADRLRNGVAVKPTPGNEAPPMAAVATCGRPAAAASSPTPPAHP; this is encoded by the coding sequence ATGACGAAACGATCGTCCCGCATGGGGTGGGTGGTGCTGGTCGCGGTGGCGATCGTGGCGCTGCTGTGGTGGATCGGTCGCCGTTCCGGCGACGGCAAGCCCGCGGAAGGGCAGGCCGTGCCGGTGGTGACGGCGGCCGTCCGGCAGGGCGGTTTCGTGGTCTACCGCTCGCAGCCCGGCACCGTGACGCCCGCGAACAGCGTGGTGGTGCGCAGCCGCGTTGACGGCGAACTCACCCGCGTGGCATTCACCGGCGGACAGAAGGTCAAGCAGGGCGACCTGCTCGCCGAGGTGGACCCGCGCTCGTTCCAGGCGCAGCTCCAGCTCGCCACGGGCGACCTGGCCCGCAGCCAGGCCCAGCTCGCCAATGCGCAGGAAACGCTCACGCATTACCAGGCCCTGCTGGCTCAGGATTCGATCTCGCGCCAGCGCGTGGCCGACCAGCAGGCGCTGGTGCGCCAGTACGCCGCCGAGGTGAAGTCCGAACAGGGCCGCATCGGCACCGCCAACCTGCAACTGTCCAGCACGCGCATCACGGCGCCGATCAGCGGCACGGTGGGCTTGCGTCGCGTCGATCCGGGCAACCTCGTCGGTCCCGGGGATGCCGGCGGCATCGTGACGGTGACGCAGTCGCAGCCGAGCAAGGTCGTGTTCTCGGTGCCCGTGCAGGACGTGCCCCACGTGCTCGACCGCCTGCGCAACGACACCTGCATTCCCGTGGACGCCTACGGCGACGATCCGGACCACCCGATCGGCAGCGGCCGCCTGCTCGCCGCCAACAACCAGGTGGACCCGTCCACCGGTACGGTGCGGATGGAGGCGCAGTTCGCCAACGAGGGCGGCGAACTGCTGCCCAACCAGTTCGTGACGGCGCGCCTGCCCGTGCAGGTGATCGCCGACGCCATCCTCGTTCCGTCCGCTGCCGTTCAGCAGGGCGCGCAGGGTGCTTTCGTCTACGTGGTGAAGAAAGACGGCACCGTCGCCGTGGCGCCCGTGCAGACCGGCGCGTCGGACGCCGCCACCACGGTGATCCGTTCCGGCGTGGCGCCGGGCGACAGCGTGGTGGTGCAGGGCGCCGATCGCCTGCGCAACGGCGTGGCCGTGAAGCCCACCCCGGGCAACGAGGCGCCGCCGATGGCGGCCGTCGCCACGTGCGGCCGCCCCGCGGCGGCCGCGTCCTCGCCGACCCCGCCTGCCCATCCGTGA
- a CDS encoding efflux RND transporter permease subunit, with product MNVSRAFIDRPVATTLLCLGLVVAGVLAWRLLPIASMPEVNVPTIKVSASLPGASPATMVAAVATPLERALGRIAGLTEMTSVNANGQTDIRLTFDLSRNTVGAARDVQAAINAARGDMPPDMAGSPSYREVSSADAPVMVLALTSRRATPGQMYAVASSTFAQVLAQVDGVGDVEIVGSSEPAFRVELDPQALAQRNVGMEDVRHAIASAVANQPTGVVELGDRALQVATNGQLDSADALRSLVIAQRDGAAVRLGDVGRVVEGVRDTRAAAFANGEPAVLALVRHKPGSNTIEVIDGVTRRLPVLRASVPGDMRVGVIVDRATTVRASLGAAEHTLALAVVLVVVVMLVFLRDWRAALIASAVAPIAMLGAMIVMYALGYSLDILSLMALTIAVGFAVDDAVVVVENIARHLEAGLPPREAARVGAGEVGITVLSMSAVLIAVFIPLLLMGGYVGLFVREFSVTLATVIAISLLVSLTVVPMLCAQWLRPARAERSHGRLYRWSERGLAKLQDAYDRSLVHALRRAPLTMLSLLGVLALSVYLYVVVPKGFFPRQDNGELTGDFDTDAGTSFPRVREQLAGFLDVVRADPAVASAAGFAEQDSGSLFVTLKPFGERDASADEVAARLNVKLANRPGGVFTVTSVQNIRVGGRRSRSSNEYTVQADSSALLRQWAPRIAQAMTTLPELRNVHGSVGGNGVATSLDVDRDTAAQFGVPYARIDGVLRDAFADRRVATVFTLSDQIPVLMGVAPEHARSADAFAQLRVPTAGGASVPLSALGQVRQTDAPLSISHFGQAVAATVSFDRAPGVSLSQAAQAIQRAVDALAVPTSVRGSLQGSAGAARQVADSEPALVLGAFLTLFIVLGVLYESCVHPITILSTLPSAAVGAVFALLLFRTDLDVIALVGIFALVGIVMKNAIMMVDFALVASREGRLTPAEAIQEACRLRFRPILMTSLAVMVAAVPLAVSRGNGSEMHQPLGIAMGGGLVVSQVLTLYTTPVVYLYLDRFSRWARSWFQSFGTRRAAAWQAGRKGPPA from the coding sequence ATGAACGTGTCCCGGGCGTTCATCGACCGGCCGGTGGCGACGACGCTGTTGTGCCTCGGGCTCGTGGTAGCGGGCGTGCTGGCGTGGCGCCTGTTGCCGATCGCGTCGATGCCCGAGGTGAACGTGCCGACCATCAAGGTGTCGGCGTCGCTGCCCGGCGCCAGCCCGGCGACGATGGTCGCCGCCGTGGCCACGCCGCTGGAGCGCGCGCTCGGACGCATCGCGGGCCTGACCGAGATGACCTCGGTCAACGCCAACGGCCAGACCGACATCCGCCTCACCTTCGACCTGTCGCGCAACACCGTGGGCGCGGCACGCGACGTGCAGGCCGCGATCAACGCGGCGCGCGGCGACATGCCGCCGGACATGGCGGGCAGCCCGAGCTATCGCGAGGTCAGCTCCGCGGATGCGCCGGTCATGGTCCTGGCGCTCACCTCGCGGCGCGCGACGCCCGGCCAGATGTACGCCGTGGCCTCGTCCACGTTCGCCCAGGTGCTGGCGCAGGTGGACGGCGTGGGCGACGTGGAGATCGTCGGCAGCTCCGAGCCCGCCTTCCGTGTCGAGCTCGACCCGCAGGCGCTGGCCCAGCGCAACGTCGGCATGGAAGACGTGCGGCATGCCATCGCATCGGCGGTGGCCAATCAGCCGACCGGCGTGGTGGAACTCGGCGACCGTGCCTTGCAGGTCGCCACCAACGGCCAGCTGGATTCCGCGGACGCCCTGCGCTCCCTCGTGATCGCCCAGCGCGACGGCGCAGCGGTGCGCCTGGGCGACGTCGGTCGCGTCGTCGAGGGTGTGCGCGACACGCGTGCCGCCGCGTTCGCCAACGGGGAACCGGCGGTGCTGGCGCTCGTGCGGCACAAGCCGGGCTCCAACACCATCGAGGTGATCGACGGCGTAACGCGCCGCCTGCCGGTGCTGCGCGCCTCCGTGCCGGGCGACATGCGGGTGGGTGTCATCGTCGATCGCGCCACCACCGTGCGCGCGTCGCTGGGCGCGGCCGAGCATACGCTCGCCCTCGCGGTGGTGCTGGTCGTGGTGGTGATGCTGGTGTTCCTGCGCGACTGGCGCGCGGCGCTGATCGCCAGCGCCGTCGCGCCCATCGCCATGCTCGGCGCGATGATCGTCATGTATGCGCTGGGTTACAGCCTCGACATCCTTTCGCTGATGGCGCTGACCATCGCCGTGGGTTTCGCCGTGGACGACGCGGTGGTGGTGGTCGAGAACATCGCTCGCCATCTGGAAGCCGGTTTGCCGCCACGCGAGGCGGCGCGCGTCGGCGCGGGCGAGGTGGGCATCACCGTGCTGTCCATGAGCGCGGTGCTCATCGCCGTGTTCATCCCGTTGCTGCTGATGGGCGGCTACGTCGGTCTGTTCGTGCGCGAGTTCTCCGTGACGCTGGCGACGGTCATCGCCATTTCGCTGCTGGTGTCGCTCACCGTCGTGCCGATGCTGTGCGCGCAGTGGTTGCGGCCCGCGCGGGCGGAGCGATCGCATGGCCGCCTGTATCGCTGGAGCGAACGTGGCCTGGCGAAGTTGCAGGACGCCTACGATCGCAGCCTCGTCCATGCGCTGCGTCGTGCGCCGTTGACCATGCTGTCGCTGCTGGGCGTACTCGCCCTCAGCGTGTACCTGTACGTCGTGGTGCCCAAGGGATTCTTCCCCCGCCAGGACAACGGCGAGCTGACCGGTGACTTCGATACCGATGCCGGCACGTCGTTTCCCCGCGTGCGCGAGCAACTGGCCGGTTTCCTCGACGTGGTGCGCGCCGACCCCGCCGTGGCCAGCGCGGCCGGCTTCGCCGAGCAGGATTCGGGGTCGCTGTTCGTGACGCTCAAGCCGTTCGGCGAGCGCGACGCGAGCGCCGACGAGGTGGCGGCGCGGCTGAACGTAAAGCTGGCGAACCGCCCCGGCGGCGTCTTCACGGTCACCTCGGTGCAGAACATCCGCGTCGGCGGACGGCGCAGCCGCTCGTCGAACGAATACACCGTCCAGGCCGACTCCTCCGCGTTGCTGCGCCAGTGGGCGCCGCGCATCGCCCAGGCGATGACGACGTTGCCGGAGCTGCGCAACGTGCACGGCAGCGTGGGCGGCAACGGCGTCGCTACGTCGCTGGACGTCGATCGCGACACCGCCGCGCAGTTCGGCGTGCCCTACGCGCGGATCGACGGCGTGCTACGCGACGCGTTCGCCGACCGTCGCGTGGCGACGGTGTTCACGCTGTCGGACCAGATCCCGGTACTCATGGGCGTGGCGCCCGAGCACGCGCGTTCGGCGGATGCCTTCGCCCAGCTTCGCGTGCCGACGGCCGGCGGCGCGAGCGTGCCGCTGTCGGCGCTCGGGCAGGTGCGCCAGACCGACGCGCCGCTCAGCATCTCGCACTTCGGTCAGGCGGTAGCCGCCACCGTGTCGTTCGATCGCGCGCCCGGCGTGTCGTTGTCGCAGGCCGCGCAGGCCATCCAGCGCGCGGTGGATGCCCTCGCCGTGCCGACCTCGGTACGCGGCAGCCTCCAGGGCTCGGCCGGCGCCGCGCGCCAGGTGGCCGACAGCGAACCGGCACTGGTCCTCGGTGCGTTCCTCACCCTGTTCATCGTGCTCGGCGTGCTCTACGAGAGCTGCGTGCACCCGATCACCATTCTCTCGACGCTGCCGTCCGCAGCGGTGGGCGCGGTGTTCGCGCTGCTGCTGTTCCGCACCGACCTCGACGTGATCGCCCTCGTCGGCATCTTCGCGCTGGTCGGCATCGTGATGAAGAACGCGATCATGATGGTGGACTTCGCGCTGGTGGCGAGCCGCGAAGGCCGCCTGACCCCGGCCGAGGCGATCCAGGAAGCCTGCCGCCTGCGTTTCCGTCCGATCCTGATGACCTCGCTCGCGGTCATGGTGGCGGCGGTTCCCCTGGCGGTGTCGCGCGGCAACGGTTCGGAAATGCACCAGCCGCTGGGCATCGCCATGGGCGGCGGCCTGGTGGTGAGCCAGGTGTTGACCCTGTACACGACGCCCGTCGTATACCTTTATCTCGATCGATTCAGCAGGTGGGCACGTTCATGGTTTCAGAGCTTCGGAACCCGTCGCGCGGCGGCATGGCAGGCAGGCCGCAAGGGGCCGCCGGCATGA
- a CDS encoding LysR family transcriptional regulator, producing the protein MHSPERLKGIGAFVAVAEAGSFAAAAERLHLTGSAVGKAIARLESRLGTRLFERTTRRLELTDAGTAFLRVCTRVLSELEEAEHVLAHEGDEPTGRIRIDLPVTFGRLQVMPRMLPFLHRHPGLQAVISFTDRFVDVVDEGIDVGVRIGGPDQWPATLAHAYLGHERKVFCASPSYLAAHGTPHSLDALTPHAAIVYAKPDGTASPWLIRHGDGPLERHAPEARLVLASAEAQVDAVASGFGITQLPTWLIGDHLTDGRLVAILPQHDTEGLPMHVVWPRARQWLPKVSALVDYLGNALEGTIAP; encoded by the coding sequence ATGCACTCTCCCGAACGCCTCAAGGGCATCGGTGCCTTCGTCGCCGTGGCGGAAGCCGGCAGCTTCGCCGCCGCCGCCGAGCGCCTGCACCTCACCGGCTCGGCGGTCGGCAAGGCCATCGCCCGGCTGGAATCGCGCCTGGGCACGCGCCTGTTCGAGCGCACCACCCGGCGCCTCGAACTCACCGATGCGGGAACCGCCTTCCTGCGCGTCTGCACCCGTGTGCTGTCGGAACTGGAAGAAGCCGAGCACGTGCTGGCCCATGAAGGCGACGAGCCCACCGGCCGCATCCGCATCGACCTGCCCGTCACCTTCGGCCGTCTCCAGGTGATGCCGCGGATGCTTCCCTTCCTGCACCGCCACCCGGGCCTGCAGGCCGTCATCAGCTTCACCGACCGCTTCGTGGACGTCGTCGACGAAGGCATCGACGTGGGCGTCCGCATCGGCGGTCCCGACCAGTGGCCGGCCACGCTCGCCCACGCGTATCTCGGCCACGAGCGGAAAGTGTTCTGCGCATCGCCGTCGTACCTTGCCGCACACGGCACGCCCCACTCGCTCGATGCGCTCACGCCGCATGCCGCGATCGTGTACGCCAAGCCCGACGGCACCGCGAGCCCCTGGCTCATCCGCCACGGCGACGGCCCGCTCGAACGCCACGCACCGGAAGCGCGCCTCGTACTGGCCAGCGCGGAGGCGCAGGTCGACGCCGTGGCGAGCGGCTTCGGCATCACGCAATTGCCCACCTGGTTGATCGGCGACCACCTCACCGACGGACGGCTCGTCGCCATCCTCCCCCAGCACGACACGGAAGGCCTGCCCATGCACGTGGTGTGGCCACGGGCGCGGCAATGGTTACCGAAAGTCTCCGCGCTGGTGGATTACCTCGGCAACGCGCTCGAGGGCACGATCGCCCCGTGA
- a CDS encoding MFS transporter, whose amino-acid sequence MSAVSTTDRAAASGLPVAILAVAAFLIVTTEYLIVGLLPALARDLGISISAAGQFVTLFAVTVALSGPPLTAALSHLDRKRLFVGILFVFAASNALAAVASSVWVLAVARFVPALALPVFWGTASETAAELAGPAKAGQAVSRVYLGISAALLFGIPLGTLVANAVGWRIAFWALAAASGAMALALAAVMPPVARAPRMHLREQARIFREPYFLANVALSVVVFTAMFTAYTYLADVLERLAGVPSTRVGWWLMGFGAVGLVGNALGGRMVDRSPLRATGVFVALLVLGMAVSLPLARTGWPFLVSLAVWSVAYTALFPVCQVRVMHSVRHAKALAGTTNVSAANAGIAVGAVLGGVTIPALGLAHIGYVAAAAGVVALLLVPIVARYRSA is encoded by the coding sequence ATGTCCGCCGTCTCCACGACCGACCGCGCGGCCGCCAGCGGCTTGCCGGTGGCGATCCTCGCCGTCGCCGCTTTCCTGATCGTCACCACCGAGTACCTGATCGTCGGCCTGTTGCCCGCGCTCGCCCGCGACCTGGGCATCTCCATTTCCGCCGCAGGCCAGTTCGTGACGCTGTTCGCCGTGACGGTCGCCCTGTCGGGCCCGCCGCTCACCGCCGCGCTCTCGCACCTGGATCGCAAGAGGCTGTTCGTGGGCATCCTCTTCGTTTTCGCCGCCTCGAACGCGTTGGCCGCCGTGGCCTCGAGCGTATGGGTGCTGGCCGTGGCGCGTTTCGTGCCCGCGCTGGCGCTGCCGGTGTTCTGGGGCACGGCGAGCGAGACCGCGGCCGAACTGGCCGGGCCCGCGAAGGCCGGACAGGCGGTGTCGCGTGTGTACCTCGGCATTTCGGCGGCGCTGCTGTTCGGTATCCCGCTGGGAACGCTGGTGGCGAATGCGGTGGGTTGGCGCATCGCGTTCTGGGCATTGGCGGCCGCGTCGGGCGCGATGGCGTTGGCCCTCGCCGCCGTGATGCCGCCGGTGGCGCGGGCGCCGCGGATGCATCTGCGCGAGCAGGCGCGGATCTTTCGCGAACCCTATTTCCTCGCCAACGTGGCGCTTTCCGTCGTCGTGTTCACGGCGATGTTCACCGCGTACACCTATCTGGCCGACGTCCTCGAACGCCTGGCGGGCGTGCCGTCGACCCGGGTCGGCTGGTGGTTGATGGGATTCGGCGCGGTAGGGCTGGTGGGCAACGCGCTTGGCGGGCGCATGGTGGATCGTTCGCCGTTGCGCGCGACGGGGGTGTTCGTCGCGTTGCTCGTGCTGGGCATGGCGGTGTCGTTGCCGCTGGCGCGCACGGGATGGCCGTTCCTTGTTTCCCTGGCGGTCTGGAGCGTCGCGTACACGGCCCTGTTCCCGGTGTGCCAGGTGCGCGTGATGCATTCGGTGAGGCACGCGAAGGCGCTGGCGGGAACGACCAACGTCTCGGCGGCGAACGCGGGGATCGCTGTCGGCGCGGTGTTGGGGGGCGTGACGATCCCGGCGCTGGGGTTGGCGCATATCGGATATGTGGCGGCCGCGGCAGGCGTGGTCGCGCTGCTGCTGGTGCCGATCGTGGCGCGGTACCGCTCGGCCTGA
- a CDS encoding efflux RND transporter permease subunit, with protein sequence MNPSRPFILRPVATSLLAVAVLLVGLFGYRFLSVSALPEVDFPTIEVTTAYPGAGPQVIASSITAPLERQLGQMPGLGRMSSTSTAGHSTITLRFNLDLPLDVAEQEVQAALNAVAPLLPPDVSQPPVYRKVNPADAPVMTLALTSPTLSLRTVRELADTRLVPKLSQVSGVGAVSIDGGQQPAIVVQADPSRLRSHGLTLGDLRTAIRDANSNQAKGILEGPDRSSNIALNRPVDTVDGFRDLIVGHRDGAVVRLGDVARVAEGAENARLAAWSGEAQAIVVRIRRQPGANVVEVVDRIRQLLPQLKGTLPAAVDIATLSDRTETVRAAVRDVQVELVFAVVLVVLVIFLFLGNGTVTVIPGVVVVLSLVGTFAVMYLAGFSINNLTLMALIVATGFMVDDAIVMIENISRYVEAGEAPLDAALKGARQIAFTVVSLTVSLVAVLIPLLFMGGLVGRLFREFAVTLAVAILISCVVSLTLTPMMCARMLRRVPEAEQGRVAREGKAWLDGLLARYERGLAWVLARQGATLATVGAMAVLAVVLYVAIPRGLFPVQDSGDIQGISEASPTVSFDAMGRRQRALTQAILQDPAVASVASFVGGEDGSLPGNTGQLMIHLKPLSQRDRVGEVMARLADAAAKVDGITLHLQPVPDLTIDDRISRGQYQLSLESADATQLAQWTPRVVDALRGVKRIDGVAGDQQNLGLQAYVGVDHDLASRYGITAAAVGDALYDAFGQRQVSTLLSLANPRRVILEAMPSTDGASGAMNGVYLAASQGTAKGGEPGDALVPLSSIATVSERTAPLVVTRIDQQPAATVSFNLARGDALDGAMKAVDDARRKLDMPASVQARWEGAAEAFQASREGQPWLILATLLTVYIVLGVLYESYVHPLTILSTLPSAGIGALLALMIGGFELDVISFIGVILLIGIVQKNAIMLIDFAIDAQREQGLAPRDAIVQASLLRFRPILMTTLAAMLGALPLMLSGGMGAELRHPLGVGIFWGLLVSQLLTLFTTPVIYLAFERVFHAGAKGARRA encoded by the coding sequence GTGAATCCGTCGCGCCCCTTCATCCTGAGGCCGGTGGCGACGTCGCTGCTGGCCGTCGCGGTGCTCCTGGTGGGTCTGTTCGGCTACCGGTTCCTCTCGGTGTCGGCGCTGCCGGAAGTGGATTTCCCCACCATCGAAGTGACCACCGCCTACCCCGGCGCGGGGCCGCAGGTGATCGCCTCGTCGATCACCGCGCCGCTGGAACGCCAACTCGGGCAGATGCCGGGCCTGGGCCGGATGTCGTCGACCAGCACGGCAGGCCACTCCACGATCACCCTGCGCTTCAACCTCGACCTGCCGCTGGACGTGGCCGAGCAGGAAGTGCAGGCCGCGCTCAACGCCGTCGCGCCCTTGCTGCCGCCCGACGTGTCGCAGCCGCCGGTCTATCGCAAGGTGAACCCGGCCGACGCGCCGGTGATGACGCTGGCGCTGACCTCGCCCACGCTGTCGTTGCGCACCGTGCGCGAACTCGCCGATACGCGCCTGGTGCCCAAGCTGTCGCAGGTGAGCGGCGTGGGCGCGGTGAGCATCGACGGTGGCCAGCAGCCGGCGATCGTCGTGCAGGCCGATCCGTCGCGCCTGCGCTCGCACGGGCTCACGCTGGGTGACCTGCGCACCGCGATCCGTGACGCCAACTCGAACCAGGCCAAGGGCATCCTCGAAGGCCCCGACCGCTCGTCCAACATCGCGCTCAATCGCCCGGTGGACACCGTGGACGGGTTCCGCGACCTCATCGTCGGCCATCGCGACGGTGCGGTGGTGCGCCTGGGCGACGTCGCGCGCGTCGCCGAAGGCGCGGAAAACGCGCGCCTGGCCGCATGGTCCGGCGAGGCGCAGGCCATCGTCGTGCGCATCCGCCGCCAGCCGGGCGCCAACGTGGTGGAGGTGGTCGACCGCATCCGCCAGCTGTTGCCGCAGCTCAAGGGCACGCTGCCCGCGGCGGTGGACATCGCCACGCTGAGCGACCGCACCGAGACCGTGCGCGCCGCCGTGCGCGACGTGCAGGTCGAGCTGGTGTTCGCCGTCGTGCTCGTGGTGCTCGTGATCTTCCTGTTCCTCGGCAACGGCACCGTGACCGTGATTCCCGGCGTGGTGGTGGTGCTGTCGCTGGTCGGCACCTTCGCGGTGATGTACCTGGCGGGTTTCTCGATCAACAACCTGACCCTGATGGCGCTCATCGTCGCCACCGGCTTCATGGTGGACGACGCCATCGTGATGATCGAGAACATCTCGCGTTACGTCGAAGCCGGTGAGGCGCCGCTCGACGCCGCGTTGAAGGGCGCGCGCCAGATCGCCTTCACCGTGGTCTCGCTCACGGTGTCGCTGGTGGCGGTGCTGATCCCGCTGCTGTTCATGGGTGGCCTGGTCGGTCGCCTGTTCCGCGAATTCGCGGTGACGTTGGCGGTGGCGATCCTGATTTCCTGCGTGGTGTCGCTGACGCTCACGCCGATGATGTGCGCGCGCATGCTGCGCCGCGTGCCCGAGGCGGAGCAGGGCCGCGTCGCCCGCGAAGGCAAAGCCTGGCTCGACGGCCTGCTCGCGCGCTACGAGCGCGGGCTGGCCTGGGTGCTGGCGCGCCAGGGCGCGACCCTCGCCACCGTCGGCGCCATGGCGGTGCTGGCCGTGGTGCTCTACGTGGCGATCCCTCGCGGCCTGTTCCCCGTGCAGGATTCGGGCGACATCCAGGGCATTTCCGAAGCGTCGCCGACCGTATCGTTCGACGCGATGGGACGGCGCCAGCGCGCCTTGACCCAGGCGATCCTGCAAGACCCCGCCGTGGCCAGCGTCGCCTCCTTCGTCGGCGGCGAAGACGGTTCGCTGCCGGGCAACACCGGCCAGTTGATGATCCACCTGAAGCCGCTCTCGCAGCGCGACCGCGTGGGCGAGGTGATGGCACGGCTCGCCGATGCCGCGGCGAAGGTCGACGGCATCACGCTGCACCTGCAACCGGTGCCCGATCTCACCATCGACGACCGGATCAGTCGCGGGCAGTACCAGCTCTCGCTCGAAAGCGCCGACGCCACGCAGCTCGCGCAGTGGACGCCGCGCGTGGTCGATGCGCTGCGCGGCGTGAAGCGCATCGACGGCGTCGCCGGCGACCAGCAGAACCTCGGCCTGCAAGCCTACGTCGGCGTCGACCACGACCTCGCCAGCCGCTACGGCATCACCGCCGCCGCCGTGGGCGATGCGCTCTACGACGCCTTCGGGCAGCGCCAGGTCAGCACCTTGCTGTCGCTGGCCAATCCGCGTCGCGTGATCCTCGAAGCCATGCCGTCCACCGACGGCGCGAGCGGCGCGATGAACGGCGTCTACCTCGCCGCGTCGCAGGGCACGGCCAAGGGCGGCGAACCGGGCGATGCCCTCGTGCCGCTCTCGTCCATCGCCACGGTGAGCGAGCGCACCGCACCGCTGGTGGTCACGCGCATCGACCAGCAACCGGCGGCGACGGTGTCGTTCAACCTCGCGCGCGGGGATGCCCTCGACGGCGCGATGAAGGCGGTGGACGACGCGCGGCGCAAGCTCGACATGCCCGCGAGCGTGCAGGCGCGTTGGGAAGGCGCCGCCGAAGCGTTCCAGGCGTCGCGCGAAGGACAGCCGTGGCTGATCCTCGCCACGCTGCTCACGGTGTACATCGTGCTGGGCGTGCTCTACGAGAGCTACGTGCATCCGCTGACCATCCTTTCCACGCTGCCGTCGGCCGGTATCGGCGCGCTGCTGGCATTGATGATCGGCGGCTTCGAGCTCGACGTGATATCGTTCATCGGCGTGATCCTGTTGATCGGCATCGTGCAGAAGAACGCGATCATGCTCATCGACTTCGCGATCGACGCGCAGCGCGAGCAGGGCCTCGCGCCTCGTGACGCGATCGTGCAGGCAAGCCTGCTGCGCTTCCGCCCCATCCTCATGACCACCCTTGCCGCGATGCTGGGCGCGCTGCCGCTGATGTTGAGCGGTGGCATGGGCGCCGAGCTGCGCCACCCGCTGGGCGTAGGCATCTTCTGGGGCCTGCTGGTGAGCCAGCTGCTCACGCTGTTCACCACGCCGGTGATCTACCTCGCGTTCGAGCGCGTGTTCCATGCCGGCGCGAAAGGGGCGCGCCGGGCATGA